GATTGGACCCACATTTGAAAAAGCcgtatcattaattataaatgaaggAGTATCATGTGAGACGTTTAGAGAAAAAGAAGCAGTTAGACTTATGAAagaaggtatttaaaaatgcgaTTTTGTGCaggcataatttaaaatataattgatttactCAATTGTTTATACaccgtatttaatttataatacatacacatttataaataatgtaacatatttatgttatataaataactagaaaataaaaaaaatagcacggttaaaataatagtaactaCAATTatgtctaatataatttaagaatcacggtttttttttttataattattgttttattaggaGCGCCAGAACCTGCAATCATTCCTACCGGGATTGCCTTACGAacactaaaatcaaaaaaaaaaaaaaaaatttaagacatcCTGATACATTAACAACTTTGGCCATTATGCGATCAGAAGAAGAGTACATAAACTTTTTACACGACATGGGGTGTAGTCCATTTTTCATACATTACCATGGAGTAGAACAGGTTCATTTATATCGAAGCTATTGTCGCAATGTTTCACatccaaaataattattgacgcAACCAGTGGTgtagttaaaagttttaagaagTTAAGtgtagaaaaaacaaaatctatttttctttatgaAGCATTAGTTTATGATTCTGAAAAGCAGCACAGTTTCACAATCACAAATATGCTGAGTGAGCGGCACACTAATAAAGCGATTTTAAATTGGCTGGATCAATCGCTGACAACTCTGCCTTGTATAAAAAGAAGACCTTTACTTATGTGCCACCGACACCACCAGCTGAACTCATCGAATCTACTAGCTACACACTAGACTTTGCATCCCGTAAGTTTGTACATATTGGTTTTGACCCGAGTGAAAAATTACAAGTCGTTGTTCATTTATTAACTTCATCGCGGTACGTGCATATTACTacagattttatgaaaaaaatattcgggTTCATGGGGCATATCTTGTCGTTCATATCAGACACACCACAAAAATATAAGcgagttatattttatgaatacgaAAAAATGAAACTATCGAGTATGACGTACAGCGGAGAAAATGTGTTGGtgattgaaacaaaaaatcgTGATGGATGTAGAGTACTGCTGAATCGGGGCGACCTTCTTCGACTTCAATATCTCGAATGTTCTATTTTCGAGAGCATCGTGCGAAAAGAAGTATTCACCGCTCTgttgattataaaacaatatgaagAAATTGTCGAGTACCTCGACAAGAAATGTAGACAGCATAAATCACCGCCGAAAACTGTTGACGAGATGGTAGTTTTCATTAAGAACATACAAGACGATCGAGTCGTTAAATCTATACCAAATTTCTCCAATCAAATACAGATGTGTGCAGCTGAACAGTTAGCTGAATCATTGTTACACCAGAGGGCAAACAACTCGCAtgaggtaattaaaaaatatattattattccttaaacaacaattattaaatattttttttaaattttagtattccAATGAAACGACGGTCATTTCGCCAATGTCGTCACCAACACCAATGTCACCACCTACACCGATGTCAACACCACCACCGAGTTTCACAATGCAATCGCAGTCAAAAAGAGCAGTCGATGAAAACGATGGGCCGTTACATTTCAACACGCGATCATTGTCGAAAACGTACAACTTCGATTCAGCCGTATcggaaatgtattttgtaccaaaacgtaaactattttaatttcagatatgtattgtgtaaaataaaaagacatgtatataaaaaaaagtattttcatttattaatattaagttttacaatatttacaaggtTCTTACTTCTCCGTTAAACGGattgtaagttataatttggtcgtgtaatattaaacaatatgctGAAGTGGAAGCTGGAAACGCTTCGTCTGCTTCTAGTTCAATCCTTAGGTCGACAGttgacatttttacattatcgTTCTGCTTGCTCATATCAACAACTATAATCGGACACAGATTTTTGAAATCTGATCGGTTCAGTAGAGGTGTCACTTCGTCATGGCCGTAGTAAGATTTTTGAAACTCTACATAGGCGCGGTATAATGTAGCCAACTTATCCCTGGTAAAGTCGCTTTGGAAATCTTCATAGGGAAACACTTCTGAGTTTAAAAAGACCTTcaagtttttaagtttacaaTGGTCAAAATGTGACATTGTTTTATTCGAGCTATTTTTCCTACCAGTTTGAAATCCTATTATGACATATCTaggtttttctaatttgttAGATGTCTTTACTTTCCAGGAATGCGAAGTGTTTTGCGGTAAAAATGGATATTCACACAACTCCCACGATCTAAACG
Above is a genomic segment from Aphis gossypii isolate Hap1 unplaced genomic scaffold, ASM2018417v2 Contig00714, whole genome shotgun sequence containing:
- the LOC114125676 gene encoding uncharacterized protein LOC114125676 gives rise to the protein MRSEEDDFKLAGSIADNSALYKKKTFTYVPPTPPAELIESTSYTLDFASRKFVHIGFDPSEKLQVVVHLLTSSRYVHITTDFMKKIFGFMGHILSFISDTPQKYKRVIFYEYEKMKLSSMTYSGENVLVIETKNRDGCRVLLNRGDLLRLQYLECSIFESIVRKEVFTALLIIKQYEEIVEYLDKKCRQHKSPPKTVDEMVVFIKNIQDDRVVKSIPNFSNQIQMCAAEQLAESLLHQRANNSHEVIKKYIIIP